A genomic stretch from Spongiibacter nanhainus includes:
- a CDS encoding Rieske (2Fe-2S) protein — translation MSEEFTRFCKVEELPSGGKKAAKINDTWVLVCNAKGKLLAVSNWCSHQKKPLVNGRLRNCAITCPVHGAKFNLETGEALNLPATQPIPTYEVRVVDDWVEVKV, via the coding sequence TTGTCAGAAGAATTTACCCGTTTTTGCAAGGTAGAAGAATTGCCCTCCGGCGGCAAAAAAGCCGCCAAAATTAACGATACCTGGGTGCTTGTATGCAATGCCAAAGGCAAATTGCTGGCGGTGTCTAACTGGTGTTCCCACCAAAAAAAGCCGCTGGTTAATGGCCGGTTGCGCAACTGCGCCATCACCTGCCCAGTGCACGGGGCCAAGTTTAATCTCGAGACCGGTGAGGCCTTGAACCTGCCGGCGACACAGCCGATTCCCACGTATGAGGTTAGAGTCGTTGACGACTGGGTGGAGGTTAAGGTTTGA
- a CDS encoding aromatic ring-hydroxylating oxygenase subunit alpha, producing MTAQPNVKKGEARCPDAPSTQEIIAKDAYQAPAWVRCESYEFLGDEDISTDRYYDPEFERKEYENLWTRTWQFACREEHIPEVGDYYVYDIGRKSFLVTRVAENEVRAYYNACLHRGTKLRASGTDGCANEFKCPFHGWTWNLDGSLQLAQNGWDFPHVKAEEFELPQAKVQVLAGFVFINMDHDAPALEDYLGDEFMSHLNAWKLEDRYIHCHVSKVIPANWKLTMEAFMEAYHVIETHPQVAPSNADANSQYDTFGEHVDRFISPLGVVSPHLAGEYSEQDVFNMFTLGDSGALGDAERTLSDGETARAAMAKMFRGMFEEAANADLSHISDSELLDCFSYTVFPNLFLFAGISLPMIYRFRPVPGDLRKCLYEVFFLRPVPKDGERPDPAECVHLEEHQSFTEAEGMDEGFGVILDQDTENLLLQQQGVEASAKPGITLGNYQEIRVRHFEQAVDKYVSGK from the coding sequence ATGACTGCACAACCCAATGTTAAAAAAGGTGAAGCTCGCTGCCCCGACGCACCGAGCACCCAAGAAATTATCGCCAAAGATGCCTACCAGGCTCCGGCCTGGGTACGCTGCGAATCCTACGAATTCCTCGGTGATGAAGACATCTCCACCGACCGCTACTACGACCCCGAGTTCGAGCGCAAAGAGTACGAAAACCTGTGGACCCGTACCTGGCAGTTTGCCTGCCGGGAAGAGCATATCCCCGAGGTGGGCGACTACTACGTCTACGATATCGGTCGCAAATCCTTCCTGGTCACCCGGGTGGCAGAAAACGAAGTGCGGGCCTACTACAACGCCTGCTTGCATCGCGGCACCAAGCTGCGCGCCTCCGGCACCGACGGCTGCGCCAATGAGTTCAAGTGCCCCTTCCACGGCTGGACCTGGAACCTGGACGGCAGCCTGCAACTGGCCCAAAACGGCTGGGACTTCCCCCACGTTAAGGCCGAAGAGTTTGAACTGCCCCAGGCTAAAGTGCAGGTCCTGGCAGGCTTTGTGTTTATCAATATGGACCACGACGCGCCGGCCCTGGAAGACTACCTGGGCGACGAGTTTATGTCTCACCTCAATGCCTGGAAGCTGGAAGACCGCTACATCCATTGCCACGTCAGCAAAGTGATTCCCGCCAACTGGAAGCTCACTATGGAAGCCTTTATGGAGGCCTACCACGTGATCGAGACCCACCCCCAGGTGGCGCCTTCCAATGCTGACGCCAACTCCCAGTACGACACATTCGGCGAGCACGTCGACCGCTTTATTTCACCCTTAGGTGTGGTCAGCCCCCACCTGGCTGGCGAGTACAGCGAGCAGGATGTGTTCAACATGTTTACCCTGGGTGACAGCGGGGCCCTGGGCGATGCCGAGCGCACACTCAGCGACGGCGAAACCGCCCGTGCCGCCATGGCCAAAATGTTCCGGGGCATGTTTGAAGAAGCCGCCAACGCCGATCTGAGCCACATCTCAGACTCCGAGCTGCTGGACTGCTTCTCTTACACCGTGTTCCCCAACTTGTTCCTGTTCGCCGGTATCTCCCTGCCGATGATCTACCGCTTCCGTCCGGTCCCCGGCGACCTGCGCAAGTGCTTGTATGAAGTCTTCTTCCTGCGTCCCGTCCCCAAAGACGGCGAGCGTCCCGATCCCGCCGAGTGCGTCCACCTGGAAGAGCACCAGTCCTTCACCGAAGCTGAAGGTATGGACGAAGGCTTTGGCGTGATCCTGGATCAAGACACCGAAAACCTGCTGCTGCAACAACAGGGCGTGGAAGCCAGCGCCAAGCCCGGCATCACCCTTGGCAACTACCAGGAAATCCGCGTGCGTCATTTTGAGCAAGCCGTCGACAAATACGTGTCCGGCAAGTAA
- a CDS encoding VOC family protein translates to MIRGIHHVAIHVHDMDRMIKFYNEAFGFEVVGEPFAWENDDFIDRIVAVKGSASRGAMLKAGTCYIEMFQYSAPEPNNTKGLDPFDKGYTHFCVDVVGIEEEFERLKQVGMTFPEPEPINVGHVKTCYGRDPEGNLIEIQETIDENCDFPLDQLPPISKKA, encoded by the coding sequence ATGATCAGAGGCATTCACCACGTCGCCATCCACGTCCACGATATGGACCGGATGATCAAGTTTTACAACGAAGCCTTTGGCTTTGAGGTTGTTGGCGAACCCTTCGCCTGGGAAAACGACGACTTTATCGACCGTATCGTGGCGGTGAAGGGCTCCGCATCCCGTGGCGCCATGCTTAAGGCCGGCACCTGCTATATCGAAATGTTCCAGTACAGCGCCCCCGAGCCCAACAACACCAAGGGCCTGGACCCGTTCGACAAGGGCTACACCCACTTTTGCGTGGATGTGGTGGGCATTGAGGAAGAGTTTGAGCGCTTAAAGCAGGTGGGCATGACGTTTCCCGAGCCGGAACCGATTAACGTCGGTCACGTAAAAACCTGCTACGGACGCGATCCGGAGGGTAACTTGATCGAAATTCAGGAAACCATCGACGAAAACTGCGATTTCCCGTTAGATCAATTGCCGCCCATTAGCAAAAAGGCCTGA
- a CDS encoding aldo/keto reductase — MTNTVEQYRLLGRSGLRVSPLSLGTMTFGVPGWGTELDEARAMVDCYLEWGGNFIDTANFYAAGKAEHMLGEILAGRRDRVVLSTKYSLMMEPGNPNASGNQRKNLMQSVEASLKRLNTDYIDLLYLHLWDNRTPVEEVLRGFDDLVRQGKVLYVGISDTPAWQVSRMQAIADLRGWSPLVALQIPYNLTERTVEQEFMPMAREMGLGVIPWSPLAGGVLTGKYQRKDLDAESKDMSSRKGINLATGRLTHSALDIAEVVAQVAEELQCSAAQVALAWTLQEQAVVAPTIGARNLEQLKGNLGAMSVTFTEDQLARLDEISAIDPCFPHTMIDTATGNMMLGNIDVAPRWPTSR, encoded by the coding sequence ATGACAAACACCGTGGAGCAATATCGCCTGTTGGGGCGTTCGGGGCTGCGGGTCTCTCCGCTGTCTCTGGGCACCATGACCTTTGGCGTACCCGGCTGGGGCACCGAGCTGGACGAAGCCCGCGCAATGGTGGATTGCTACCTGGAGTGGGGCGGCAACTTTATCGACACCGCCAACTTTTACGCCGCCGGTAAGGCCGAGCACATGCTGGGGGAAATCCTGGCCGGTCGCCGCGACCGGGTGGTGCTCTCCACCAAGTACAGTCTGATGATGGAGCCGGGCAATCCCAACGCCAGCGGTAACCAGCGCAAAAATCTAATGCAGTCGGTGGAGGCCAGCCTCAAGCGACTCAATACCGACTACATCGACCTGCTCTACCTTCACCTGTGGGACAACCGCACCCCGGTGGAAGAGGTGCTGCGGGGCTTTGACGATCTGGTGCGCCAGGGCAAGGTGCTGTACGTGGGTATCTCCGATACCCCGGCCTGGCAGGTATCGCGGATGCAAGCCATTGCCGATCTGCGTGGCTGGTCGCCACTGGTGGCGCTGCAAATACCCTACAACCTTACCGAGCGCACCGTGGAGCAGGAGTTTATGCCCATGGCCCGGGAGATGGGTTTGGGGGTGATTCCCTGGTCACCGTTGGCTGGTGGCGTGCTGACTGGCAAATATCAGCGCAAGGACCTCGACGCAGAAAGTAAAGACATGAGCTCCCGCAAAGGCATCAATCTGGCCACCGGGCGGCTCACCCACTCGGCATTGGATATTGCCGAGGTGGTGGCTCAGGTGGCGGAGGAACTGCAATGCAGCGCGGCACAGGTGGCACTGGCTTGGACTCTACAAGAGCAAGCCGTAGTGGCCCCCACCATCGGTGCCCGCAACCTGGAGCAGCTCAAGGGCAACTTGGGCGCCATGTCAGTGACCTTCACTGAGGATCAGCTGGCCCGCCTGGATGAGATCAGCGCCATCGACCCCTGTTTCCCCCACACCATGATTGATACCGCCACCGGCAATATGATGCTGGGCAATATCGATGTGGCACCACGCTGGCCGACCTCCCGCTAA
- a CDS encoding amidohydrolase family protein, with product MSKTLIRGARIWDGSGAEPTNGDLLINGDRIEAVGSGLSAEGCEVIDAQGMFLMPGMTEGHGHLSFDNVTATEDLIKPGVEEHTLLTARVAERLLDQGFTSVWGASEAKLRLGVAVRNEIEAGNLKGPRIRAGSLEISVTGAMGDESRLHDPRPGGPSHIVDGPEEMRKAVRLACREGCDNIKLDVSGDPFYPGTPANTTPMSYEEVKMAVDTAHSFGKRVNAHVRSIAGAKVCLKAGVDALFHCEFTDEEALDMFEEAKDRVYVVPTVSLFHTLLYEAEPYMSADVARMMGIDRLLEASQETHTALRKRGIKHVIGGDFGFAWSPNGTNARDIEFFVKYYGYSPAEALVCATANGGAMMTMGTDEKLGLLKEGYLADMLLVNGDPLTDTAAVVDANNLKLIMKGGVVHKNTTAA from the coding sequence ATGAGCAAAACACTGATACGCGGCGCCCGCATCTGGGACGGTTCCGGCGCAGAGCCCACCAACGGCGATCTGCTGATCAATGGCGACCGCATCGAAGCGGTGGGCAGCGGTCTGTCTGCGGAGGGCTGCGAGGTGATCGATGCCCAGGGCATGTTCCTGATGCCGGGCATGACCGAGGGCCACGGCCATCTGTCTTTTGACAACGTCACCGCCACCGAAGATCTGATCAAACCCGGGGTTGAAGAGCATACCCTGCTGACAGCTCGGGTGGCTGAGCGTTTGCTGGACCAGGGCTTTACCAGCGTGTGGGGCGCCTCCGAGGCCAAGCTGCGCTTGGGCGTGGCGGTGCGCAACGAAATCGAGGCCGGCAACCTGAAAGGCCCCCGCATCCGCGCCGGCTCACTGGAAATCTCCGTCACTGGCGCCATGGGCGACGAGAGTCGTCTCCACGATCCCCGCCCCGGCGGTCCGTCGCATATTGTCGATGGCCCGGAAGAAATGCGTAAAGCCGTGCGCCTGGCCTGCCGCGAGGGCTGTGACAACATCAAGCTGGACGTGTCCGGCGATCCTTTCTATCCCGGCACACCGGCCAATACCACGCCGATGAGCTATGAAGAGGTCAAGATGGCGGTGGATACCGCCCATTCCTTTGGCAAACGGGTGAACGCCCACGTGCGCTCTATAGCCGGTGCCAAAGTCTGCTTGAAGGCCGGCGTCGATGCGCTGTTCCACTGCGAATTCACCGACGAAGAAGCGCTGGATATGTTTGAAGAGGCCAAAGACCGGGTTTACGTGGTACCCACTGTCAGCCTGTTCCACACCCTGTTGTATGAGGCCGAACCCTACATGAGTGCCGATGTTGCGCGGATGATGGGCATCGACCGCCTGCTGGAGGCCAGCCAGGAGACTCACACGGCACTGCGTAAGCGCGGCATCAAGCACGTTATCGGCGGCGACTTTGGCTTTGCCTGGAGCCCCAACGGCACCAACGCCCGGGACATCGAATTTTTCGTTAAATACTACGGCTACAGCCCCGCCGAGGCTTTGGTCTGCGCCACCGCCAACGGCGGCGCCATGATGACCATGGGTACCGACGAAAAACTGGGACTGCTCAAAGAGGGCTACCTGGCCGATATGCTGCTGGTTAATGGCGACCCCCTCACCGACACCGCTGCGGTGGTGGATGCCAACAACCTGAAACTGATTATGAAGGGCGGGGTGGTGCACAAAAACACCACGGCTGCCTGA
- a CDS encoding class I adenylate-forming enzyme family protein encodes MGTPSANETGLSLYQAVPLSEEPGLGALSLPGYLRDVCDRYGDAEAVVMHSGDDVIRWSYRDLWQQSLSVAQALTARGVGKGSRVGILMTNRPEYLSSLFGIAMTGATFVVLSTFSTPSELEHALNTSGVSVLLYEDRVLKKDFTAQLAELAPSLLEGGEFYSSQLPYLRELVWLEGVTALEAPTVAADALSAATHWNDFIAAGAAVPEAVIEARMTTVYPSDPGGLFFSSGTTSLPKAILQTQRAFTLQFWRWPRLWNIQEPARCWTGNGFFWAGPLTIIVGSALSSGGALILQALFDEHEALELIKREKVTLMNGRPHQWARMQASPGWDSADFSTVRYVTKGEIIYSHPTSNSDWELPNAFGTTETMSILSSFVAGDPANADAANFGKLLPGNTLKVVDPVSGEIVPMGERGEVCIKGPTLMMGYVGKNAEDTFDEQGFYRTGDGGYIDDQGHLFWEGRLNDIIKTGGANVSPQEIDTAIAAFPGVKRTQTVGLPHETLSEVVVACIVPVDGADIDVDELTAFLKSRLASFKVPRHILLFSEEDYPLTGNEKVKAGELKTLAAQRLA; translated from the coding sequence ATGGGAACGCCTTCCGCAAACGAGACTGGGCTGTCGCTCTACCAGGCCGTGCCGCTCAGCGAGGAACCCGGCCTTGGCGCGCTGTCACTGCCGGGCTATCTGCGCGATGTCTGCGACCGTTACGGCGATGCCGAAGCGGTGGTCATGCACAGCGGCGACGATGTGATCCGCTGGAGCTACCGGGATCTGTGGCAGCAGTCGCTGTCGGTGGCCCAGGCTTTGACCGCCCGAGGCGTAGGCAAGGGCAGCCGGGTTGGCATTTTGATGACCAACCGGCCCGAGTACCTGTCGTCGCTGTTTGGCATTGCCATGACCGGCGCGACCTTTGTGGTGCTCAGTACCTTCTCCACCCCTAGTGAGTTGGAGCATGCCCTCAATACCTCTGGGGTGTCGGTGCTTCTCTATGAGGACCGGGTGCTGAAAAAAGATTTTACCGCGCAATTGGCCGAATTGGCGCCCAGCTTGTTGGAAGGCGGCGAGTTCTACTCCTCCCAATTGCCCTATTTGCGCGAGCTGGTATGGCTGGAGGGCGTTACCGCTCTGGAGGCACCCACCGTGGCTGCCGACGCACTGAGCGCCGCGACCCATTGGAATGACTTTATCGCCGCCGGGGCCGCCGTGCCGGAAGCGGTGATAGAGGCGCGCATGACTACCGTTTATCCCAGCGATCCCGGTGGCCTGTTTTTCTCCTCGGGGACCACTTCTCTACCCAAGGCGATTCTACAAACCCAGCGCGCCTTTACCCTGCAGTTCTGGCGCTGGCCCCGGCTGTGGAATATTCAGGAGCCGGCTCGCTGCTGGACCGGCAACGGCTTTTTCTGGGCCGGGCCGCTGACCATTATCGTCGGCAGTGCACTGTCCTCGGGCGGCGCATTGATTTTGCAAGCGCTGTTTGATGAGCACGAGGCGCTGGAGCTGATTAAGCGCGAGAAGGTGACTTTGATGAACGGTCGGCCCCACCAATGGGCGCGGATGCAGGCCTCGCCGGGTTGGGACAGTGCCGACTTCAGCACCGTGCGCTATGTTACAAAGGGCGAGATTATTTACTCTCACCCCACCTCAAACTCCGACTGGGAATTGCCCAACGCCTTTGGCACCACGGAGACCATGAGCATTCTCAGCTCGTTTGTAGCAGGCGATCCCGCCAATGCCGACGCCGCCAATTTCGGCAAGCTGTTGCCGGGCAATACCCTCAAAGTGGTCGATCCGGTCAGCGGTGAGATCGTGCCTATGGGTGAGCGCGGCGAGGTCTGCATCAAAGGCCCGACGCTGATGATGGGCTATGTGGGTAAAAACGCCGAAGACACCTTTGACGAGCAGGGCTTTTACCGCACCGGCGACGGTGGCTATATCGATGACCAAGGTCATTTGTTTTGGGAAGGGCGCCTTAACGACATTATTAAAACGGGCGGTGCCAATGTCTCGCCCCAGGAAATCGACACCGCCATTGCCGCCTTCCCCGGCGTAAAACGCACTCAGACCGTGGGCTTGCCCCACGAGACCCTGTCCGAGGTGGTGGTGGCCTGCATTGTGCCGGTGGACGGCGCCGATATTGATGTCGACGAGTTAACGGCGTTCCTTAAATCCCGGCTGGCCAGTTTTAAAGTGCCGCGGCATATCTTGCTGTTTAGCGAGGAAGACTACCCTTTGACCGGCAACGAGAAGGTCAAAGCCGGCGAGTTGAAAACCCTGGCGGCTCAACGTCTGGCTTGA
- a CDS encoding FAS1-like dehydratase domain-containing protein: MSADSKELSAQIDLSDLDRLVGKEVVFAELWDPCNATDIRRWAMAMDNPSPIHWDEEFANASKFGGIIAPQSFAVAMDYGHGCHPAGVGKIPGSHLIFGGEEWWYFGTPIRPGDKLFQKRRFDGYDLKETAFAGPTVFQRGDTEHRNQHGALVARERATSIRYLREEANKRAVHGKERAEPRRWTKDELKEIHKLRHEWLMSNREGHSPAYGDVQVGDKLPRRVIGPHSVVTFVTEYRAFRQNVWGTWRWNVPEGKYDPAMEDAGFAEDMTYDHEAKKVDPRMGDGLYFGPSSGHVNLEKADKIGLGGMYGYGASMNAWHVDYVAYWAGHDGYIWHSKTQFRNPAFEGDITYIDGEVIEKNDRSAFGCPIATIQVTMTTQEGEVILKGTADVELPH, encoded by the coding sequence ATGTCCGCCGATTCCAAAGAACTTTCCGCGCAAATTGACCTCAGCGACCTGGACCGCCTGGTCGGCAAGGAAGTGGTTTTTGCCGAGTTGTGGGACCCCTGCAACGCCACTGATATCCGCCGTTGGGCCATGGCGATGGATAACCCCAGCCCGATTCATTGGGATGAGGAGTTCGCTAATGCCTCCAAGTTTGGCGGCATTATCGCGCCGCAGTCTTTTGCGGTGGCGATGGATTACGGTCACGGCTGTCACCCGGCGGGGGTGGGCAAAATCCCCGGTTCCCACCTGATTTTTGGTGGCGAGGAGTGGTGGTATTTTGGCACGCCGATTCGCCCTGGCGACAAGCTGTTTCAGAAGCGCCGCTTTGACGGCTACGACCTCAAGGAAACCGCCTTTGCCGGTCCCACGGTCTTCCAGCGCGGCGACACCGAGCACCGCAATCAGCACGGCGCTCTGGTAGCCCGGGAGCGGGCAACGTCGATTCGATATCTGCGTGAAGAGGCCAACAAACGTGCAGTGCATGGCAAGGAGCGGGCAGAGCCGCGGCGCTGGACCAAGGACGAGCTGAAAGAAATTCACAAGCTGCGCCATGAGTGGCTGATGTCCAACCGCGAGGGCCACTCGCCAGCCTACGGCGATGTGCAGGTGGGTGACAAGCTGCCACGCCGGGTGATTGGCCCCCACTCGGTGGTGACTTTTGTGACCGAATACCGCGCCTTCCGCCAGAACGTCTGGGGCACCTGGCGTTGGAATGTACCCGAGGGCAAGTACGACCCGGCCATGGAAGACGCCGGTTTTGCCGAGGACATGACCTACGACCATGAGGCCAAAAAAGTCGACCCCCGCATGGGCGACGGCCTCTACTTCGGGCCTTCAAGTGGCCACGTTAATCTGGAAAAAGCCGACAAAATCGGTCTTGGCGGCATGTATGGCTACGGCGCGTCGATGAATGCCTGGCATGTGGATTACGTCGCCTACTGGGCGGGCCACGACGGTTATATCTGGCACTCCAAGACTCAGTTCCGCAACCCGGCATTTGAAGGGGATATCACTTACATCGACGGCGAGGTAATCGAGAAGAACGATCGCTCCGCCTTTGGCTGCCCCATCGCCACGATTCAGGTCACCATGACCACCCAGGAAGGCGAAGTGATTCTCAAAGGCACCGCAGACGTCGAGCTGCCTCACTAA